In Rhodamnia argentea isolate NSW1041297 chromosome 1, ASM2092103v1, whole genome shotgun sequence, the genomic window ACCATAATGACTCCTTATCCGAAAATAAAATCCATATATGTTTGAGCATAGCAGCACGGTTGCAATCAAAGAGTCTGCGTATGCCCAGCCCGCCCTCCTCTCTAGGCAAACAAACATCACTCCACGATACCTTAGCTCCACCGGTACCTAGGCCCGGGCCCTTCCAAAGAAATTGTCGAAAAATTAGTTCAATCCTCGAAAGGATTGACATAGGAAGGGTAAAGACACTAGCCCAATGGACATGGATTGCGTGGAGAACCGACTTAATAAGCTGAAGCCGACCGGCAAAAGATAGGAATCGTTGCGACCACGATTGTGCTCTAGCCATTATAGAATTAACAAGCGAGGTGCAGTCTGCCTTGGTGAGCCTAGAGGCAATAATAGGGACTCCAAGATACCGAAAGGGTAGCCTACCTCGTCGGAATCCAAAAGTATGGATGATGTGATCTGCAAGAGAGGTAGGGCCACCCGAGATATACACCTCACTCTTATTAGGATTCGGCTTTAGGCCGGACCATGTAGAGAATTTGTGTAGACCATCCCTTAGTAACTCAGTAGATTGTGAGTTTGCTTCCGAGAAGATAAGGACATCATCGGCGAAGAACAAGTGGGACAACCGACTACCTTTGCATCGCCGGAAGAACTTGAACCCGGGGAGCCGAGTTTGAATATTGAGGATTCCAGTGAAGGTCTCCATGACAAGTGTGAATAGGTAAGGAGAGATAGGGTCACCTTGACGTATTCCTCGCCCGCTCGGAAAGAAGCCATGGAGTTCCCCATTAATAGCCACCGAGAATTTCGGGGAGCAGACACATGCCATGATAAGTTTGATGAAGAATTGAGGGAACCTAAATGCCTCCAGAACCAGCTGCGGGTATCCCCAATCAACCGTGTCATAAGCCTTCTGAAAATCCACTTTAACGGCACACTTCGGTAAATATGGTTCATGATGAAAACCAGCAAAAAGTTCCTATGCAATAAGGATATTGTCACTTATCCTCCGCCCCTTGACAAATGCACTTTGCGGCATACTTATGAGTGTAGGTAGTACATGTGCTATTCGGTTTGCCATAATTTTGGTGATGCATTTATATACCGTGTTGCAACATGCAATGGGCCGGAAATCATTCATAGTCGATGCATTGGGGACTTTAGGCACCAATGTAAGAATGGTGGCATTGAGCTCCCTGAGGAGGCACCCGGATATAAAGAAATCTTTGATGGCTTCCACTACGGAAGGACCAACAATCTCCCAAGAAGATTTGAAGAAGTCAACGTTGTATCCATCCGGCCCTGGAGCCTTACCTTTTGCAAGGGAGAACATGGTGTTCCGAATTTCTGCCTCGGTGACCTGCCGGGAGAGGAACCGCACCTGTTGGTCATCAAGGGTGTTAGCCAATATAGACCGATTCTCCAGCACGTCCGGTCTAGTGGGTGGATCGTTGCCATTGAATAGATCCTCAAAATGAGAGATGATGTGTCCACGAACTAGACCTGGCTCCGTGATAACGGACCCATTCTCGTCCACAACCGAGATGATGTGGTTGCTAAGCTGCCTTTTGTTCACGAAGTGATGAAAGTACTTGGTGTTTTGATCCCCTTCACGGAGCCATTTTACCTGCGATTTCTGCCTGTAGAATGATTCTTCTTGCAGTCTAAGCTCAGCAAAAGTAGCAAGCTGCTCCTTTTCTTGAATAGCTAGCATTTGATTAAAAGGGTCTAGAGTAATAGCATCTTGAGTAGAAGTCAATGCTAACCTGGCCTGCGAAGTACGGGCAGAGATATCCGAGAAAGAATCTTGGTTTAGCTGTTTAAGGCGTTCCTTGAGAAGCTTCATTTTCTGGCACGGAATGTACATCGGAGTGCCTTCCAACCGAGTGTCCCAAATCCGTGTAACAATAGTTGAAAAGTTGGGACGGGATAGCTAgaaattaaagaatttgaaGGGCTTCCTCGATTGCGTGGGGGACAAAATTCTTATAAGTATCGGTGTATGATCAAATATCCCAAGAGCAAGGAAAGTTGCCTTAGAGTATGAAAATTCCAAGTACCACCGGGCATTCACAAGAACCCTGTCTATCTTTCTTTGCTTACGCTGGGGACCGGATGAAGTCGACCAAGTGAACCTGTGGCCAATATATCTAAGATCTTCAAGCCCCCTTTGAGTGAGACAGGTGGCAAATTCATCAAACGCGGGGATCCAAGCATTAGAGCTACCAAGCCTATCTGTATCGTCCCGAATGGCATTAAAATCACCCGCAACCAGCCATGGAGATGCAGCAAAAAGAACGCTAGATTGCACCGGATCCGCCCAAAGGGTCCGACGCGATACAAAAGTATGGTCACCATAAATAACCGATACATAACAGGCCTTGTTGGAGGCTAATAGCCTAACATAGCTATGAATAGCTTGGGCGGACTTAGCTTGGACTTCCATGGCAACCATCCACGGATCCCATCCAAGCCAAATACGCCCTCGAGGCGAGTAGTCATAATTTGATATCCAAAGCCAACCCGACATTAAACCAGCAGAAAGGTTCTCAAAACGGGACATCTTAACCTTTGTTTCAACGATACCAATGCAAGAAAGGTTCTTCGATCTAATAAACATACGAATTTCAGCCTGTTTCAAGGGGTCAACAAGTCCCCCGATGTTCCATATACCAAAAAACATATATACCAAAAATGGGAGGATAGAGGCTTACCGCCTCTTTCTCGCTGcccgtttctttttcttcgggGTAGGTGCATTCGCCAAAGGGGGGCTGCTACTCGAGCCTGTAGCTGGTTCAAGAACCATATTCACGGGAGCTTCGGGCTTGTCGGGTAGGACCCGAGCACCCATGCGTATTATCGATCTCCCTCGAGTGTTTTGCGGTGCGGTGGATGGTTCTTCTTCGGGGTCACTAGCAATGTCACCGACAGTATCTCCAACCGATGAATCCGAGTCGGACGCAGCTAGAGACGTAACTAGAGAAGATGGGATAGGGTCAGGCTGGTCCATTTCCGGGACCTGCTCATCTTGCGGGACATCATCAACCGGTGCAGCACCAACATTCTGCACTTCTGTGTTCTCCATAACAATGA contains:
- the LOC115752843 gene encoding uncharacterized protein LOC115752843; translation: MQPERMRMISYARVCIEIKATQVLTDSIDVLLNGQTRVIKVEYERMPAVCALCGMFGHKYSPPIVIRSDNKGPSEMMEHDGVWKKVTKGRGKPSTAATSEGILIVMENTEVQNVGAAPVDDVPQDEQVPEMDQPDPIPSSLVTSLAASDSDSSVGDTVGDIASDPEEEPSTAPQNTRGRSIIRMGARVLPDKPEAPVNMVLEPATGSSSSPPLANAPTPKKKKRAARKRRSKNLSCIGIVETKVKMSRFENLSAGLMSGWLWISNYDYSPRGRIWLGWDPWMVAMEVQAKSAQAIHSYVRLLASNKACYVSVIYGDHTFVSRRTLWADPVQSSVLFAASPWLVAGDFNAIRDDTDRLGSSNAWIPAFDEFATCLTQRGLEDLRYIGHRFTWSTSSGPQRKQRKIDRVLVNARWYLEFSYSKARLALTSTQDAITLDPFNQMLAIQEKEQLATFAELRLQEESFYRQKSQVKWLREGDQNTKYFHHFVNKRQLSNHIISVVDENGSVITEPGLVRGHIISHFEDLFNGNDPPTRPDVLENRSILANTLDDQQVRFLSRQVTEAEIRNTMFSLAKGKAPGPDGYNVDFFKSSWEIVGPSVVEAIKDFFISGCLLRELNATILTLVPKVPNASTMNDFRPIACCNTVYKCITKIMANRIAHVLPTLISMPQSAFVKGRRISDNILIA